Proteins encoded by one window of Anticarsia gemmatalis isolate Benzon Research Colony breed Stoneville strain chromosome 15, ilAntGemm2 primary, whole genome shotgun sequence:
- the LOC142978975 gene encoding uncharacterized protein LOC142978975: MELMSSLLLCAFVAFLPQALGFEYIEGDSDLRYNNTRNYLTKSVHKKILLNLNGPPLVSMVSKLQQVFMDVRCKQCLECMERSIKAYKYQSDNIKKRPTVDELHAELLTSRGNILNSMYTGDDRRKRQSDPVDISAKKTKPKKTKKSVTVTKYNVDGEVYALKVQETVKHPLEQNIPHTNQSSMCHLYSVKKSYECDTRESESFLAIAKRKVIKKNRKDKASQATTTTTTETAHFNAPSFKKRQVRGSERPDQLEMPENFDFSLEELY, encoded by the exons ATGGAACTAATGAGTTCCCTGTTGTTGTGCGCATTCGTGGCGTTCCTTCCGCAAGCACTGG GTTTCGAGTACATCGAAGGCGACTCAGATTTAAGATATAACAATACAAGAAATTATCTCACAAAATCCGTACATAAGAAGATTCTATTAAATCTCAATGGCCCGCCGCTAGTATCAATGGTTTCGAAACTTCAACAGGTTTTTATGGACGTGCGCTGTAAACAATGCTTAGAATGTATGGAACGATCGATAAAAGCTTACAAATATCAATcagacaatataaaaaaaagaccaACAGTTGACGAATTGCACGCAGAACTATTGACAAGCCGAGGGAATATTTTAAACAGCATGTATACCGGTGACGATAGAAGAAAGAGGCAATCGGATCCTGTAGACATTTCAGCTAAGAAAACTAAACCTAAGAAAACTAAGAAGTCTGTGACAGTCACGAAGTATAATGTCGATGGAGAGGTTTATGCGTTGAAAGTCCAGGAAACTGTAAAACACCCTCTAGAACAAAATATTCCTCATACGAATCAGTCATCGATGTGTCACCTTTACAGTGTGAAGAAATCGTACGAATGCGATACACGAGAGAGTGAGTCATTTTTGGCGATCGCTAAAAGAAAAGTGATCAAGAAAAATAGGAAGGATAAAGCCAGTCAAGCGACAACGACGACGACAACGGAGACGGCTCACTTCAATGCACCTTCATTTAAAAAACGCCAGGTCAGAGGTTCCGAAAGACCAGATCAATTAGAAATGCCAGAGAATTTTGACTTTTCGTTAGAAGAACTGTACTAA